A genomic segment from Hypanus sabinus isolate sHypSab1 chromosome 8, sHypSab1.hap1, whole genome shotgun sequence encodes:
- the si:dkey-171c9.3 gene encoding uncharacterized protein si:dkey-171c9.3: MSDPINWLQSTKKLCQVAVDNREQQAPVPVKEEVAANYPELNDLMESIQMQQLKEDDVILIKGLRRQHSETTTDELQSSSEGVMCLSPSPSHGPGSMMSSLRKYALGFQHAIHAMTQHFANVRIRSIEEPEYIPTAEISPSDAITAQGTNRSAPGVEVCFPDATVPPADIPPLPTSEQPRQQNLVQSLSGPVQPVVCYPPESIQSSCEETNVDLGTPSNPLPPSGSQFLEKLSTFAGRMSDEVLSSVNKNNVPQGSKPDYTAVTQSEDWTCTESEFSFEMSSRDVIPSSHLNQTFPDVDMSLKSSHNYLKSSKPIESERNHVVLERESRNAIPCGIGFLASREASNVIQKSLQEIGIERENHLDDVSRAINASSSGKPRTMVLPVVENYALRLTREVISDGTRRANWEGKAISHNMEVLEEESKHSHLGHLESHGGNSLDLSEIQLSQSDIDAHELNHLGRTTPKSLCIGVSPLIASDQIATLTQQSFDSSVEGERHLSAFDKEKADNQDYEKLMCDKLGLTKKASLDYPDAPPPTPLKPQLTGSQRRSFTRKLKGGLAKEFLPSPPPPTPKEIVNFCLPKDGREDKAEFMRKLIRSLSQEFSGKDTTGTSEMPDDERLQNVLQEFPASGSEPTEGLCTEENKMQDYFSNLVSGIVFSSAQVMCVIVGKSFDSKNPNEQNSPSVTFGNDCQLKSHTVEKLNPQASDVAILEPQRIPSENNGDKNRASFPLVTENKLWEYIDRLTQEIINSVINFLKQIELLESGEHKVERKGDENKDCKHSRYIKQLSSMSEGLVQRVVQSALHLFKTQYELQPAQYASTVSLSEGDVDPAPAAEVFQNIDPTVRGIEENPILTDNEEQQFIEPSLETIISEANSQAAAQDSDPVFIREEQVAGSQGTACGIGTTRPLDVTNCKNDSSARSFSSQCPYKQPLVKMESEEFAGENWSGFSQVEMKVSLYEQMKERSRPHKDQDALLNLNSKPISNDEEKSSTLELTKPMMKDPEHKQLNKTYAESLAQTILNSSMADVCRHCSSRLEERTHSQRTDDLHRNALSVSRSSEESLEDQQKAQTEELFKDKEEHVPLILNTKFQGLNVIEFAGDSSTKQPEENSNQSMAALKQCSEDQEDSEEMEHRSFLSTKPIELLLVNFNSASTTVDVQVQAMLQWATASQLNVSKIHIKNSSEDFVQFPTLLTLAEEEEWTVGDLLCAVLAFCESNQKAANTTLFDYLLEPLYGIEACSKLHGASS, translated from the exons AGTTCATCGGAAGGAGTGATGTGCCTCTCACCCTCCCCCAGCCACGGCCCTGGCTCTATGATGTCCAGCCTCAGGAAGTACGCTTTGGGATTCCAGCATGCCATCCATGCCATGACCCAGCATTTTGCTAACGTCCGCATTCGGAGTATCGAGGAACCAGAGTACATTCCCACTGCCGAGATTTCTCCTTCTGATGCCATCACTGCTCAGGGAACAAACCGTTCTGCTCCAGGTGTTGAAGTTTGTTTTCCTGATGCTACAGTTCCTCCAGCTGATATTCCACCTCTTCCAACGTCAGAGCAGCCGCGTCAGCAGAATTTAGTTCAAAGTTTATCTGGTCCTGTGCAGCCTGTAGTATGTTATCCACCAGAGAGCATTCAGTCGTCATGTGAGGAAACCAATGTGGATCTGGgaacaccttccaatcctctgcctCCCTCTGGATCACAATTTTTGGAAAAGCTATCCACTTTCGCCGGGCGGATGTCTGACGAGGTACTTAGTTCAGTGAACAAGAacaatgttcctcaggggtctaaGCCTGATTATACGGCGGTGACACAGTCTGAGGACTGGACATGCACTGAAAGTGAATTTTCTTTCGAGATGTCTTCTCGTGATGTTATCCCAAGTTCACATTTGAATCAAACGTTTCCAGATGTTGACATGTCTCTTAAATCATCACACAATTATTTAAAGTCAAGCAAACCAATAGAGTCAGAGAGGAACCATGTCGTTCTGGAACGTGAGAGTAGAAATGCCATCCCATGTGGCATAGGCTTCCTAGCAAGCAGAGAGGCTTCCAATGTTATTCAGAAATCTCTTCAAGAGATTGGGATTGAAAGGGAAAACCACCTTGACGATGTTTCAAGGGCAATAAATGCCAGCTCTTCAGGGAAACCTCGTACAATGGTGCTTCCTGTTGTGGAGAATTATGCACTGAGGCTGACCCGGGAAGTAATTTCTGATGGCACCAGGAGAGCAAACTGGGAGGGAAAGGCGATAAGTCACAACATGGAGGTACTTGAAGAGGAAAGTAAGCATTCACACCTTGGCCACTTGGAATCACATGGAGGAAATTCTTTGGACCTTTCAGAGATTCAGTTGTCACAATCTGACATTGATGCACATGAACTTAATCATCTTGGAAGAACCACACCAAAGTCATTATGTATTGGAGTAAGCCCATTAATAGCTAGTGACCAGATTGCAACTTTAACACAACAGTCTTTTGATTCATCTGTGGAGGGCGAAAGACATTTATCAGCATTTGACAAAGAAAAAGCAGATAATCAAGACTATGAGAAACTCATGTGTGACAAACTTGGGCTCACCAAGAAAGCATCATTGGACTATCCTGATGCACCACCACCGACACCACTGAAGCCACAGCTCACAGGCAGTCAGAGGAGGAGTTTTACTAGGAAGCTCAAGGGAGGTTTAGCTAAAGAATTCCTTCCCTCACCCCCTCCGCCAACTCCAAAGGAAATTGTCAATTTTTGCCTGCCTAAAGATGGGAGAGAGGATAAGGCTGAATTTATGAGAAAGCTGATACGATCGCTGTCTCAAGAGTTTAGCGGAAAAGACACTACAGGGACTTCTGAGATGCCAGATGATGAAAGGCTGCAAAATGTACTGCAGGAATTTCCAGCTTCAGGAAGTGAACCAACAGAGGGGTTGTGCACTGAAGAGAATAAGATGCAAGACTACTTCAGTAATTTAGTATCTGGCATTGTCTTTTCATCTGCACAAGTTATGTGTGTTATTGTAGGAAAGAGCTTTGATTCTAAAAACCCTAATGAGCAGAACAGTCCCAGTGTTACATTTGGCAATGATTGCCAGCTGAAGAGCCACACTGTGGAAAAACTGAACCCGCAAGCTTCTGATGTAGCCATTCTGGAACCTCAAAGGATTCCAAGTGAAAACAATGGGGATAAAAACCGAGCCAGTTTTCCACTTGTAACAGAGAACAAATTGTGGGAATATATTGACAGACTAACACAGGAAATCATTAATTCTGTCATCAATTTTCTGAAGCAAATTGAATTACTTGAAAGTGGGGAGCACAAGGTGGAGAGGAAAGGGGATGAAAACAAAGACTGTAAGCATTCACGTTATATCAAGCAGCTAAGCTCCATGTCTGAAGGCTTGGTGCAAAGAGTGGTACAGTCTGCCCTCCACCTGTTTAAAACTCAGTATGAGTTGCAGCCAGCCCAATACGCCAGCACTGTGAGCTTATCTGAAGGTGATGTGGATCCTGCGCCCGCTGCAGAAGTATTTCAGAACATTGATCCTACAGTCAGGGGCATCGAGGAGAATCCTATTCTCACTGACAACGAAGAGCAGCAGTTTATCGAACCATCACTGGAGACAATCATATCTGAGGCAAACAGCCAAGCTGCAGCTCAGGACAGTGACCCTGTATTTATCCGGGAGGAGCAAGTGGCAGGAAGTCAAGGGACAGCTTGTGGAATTGGCACTACACGCCCTCTTGATGTAACAAATTGTAAGAATGACAGCAGTGCAAGATCTTTCAGCAGCCAGTGCCCATATAAGCAACCACTTGTAAAAATGGAAAGTGAAGAATTTGCTGGAGAGAATTGGAGTGGTTTCAGTCAGGTAGAAATGAAAGTAAGTTTATATGAACAAATGAAGGAAAGATCACGTCCACATAAAGATCAGGATGCATTGCTCAACCTCAACTCCAAGCCCATTAGTAATGATGAAGAAAAATCCTCCACCTTGGAATTAACAAAGCCAATGATGAAGGATCCAGAACACAAACAGTTAAACAAAACATATGCTGAAAGCTTAGCACAAACTATACTGAATTCTTCCATGGCTGATGTTTGTAGGCACTGTAGTTCTAGACTAGAGGAACGAACACATTCTCAAAGGACTGATGACTTGCACAGAAATGCTCTTTCTGTTTCCCGCAGCTCAGAAGAGAGTCTAGAGGACCAGCAGAAAGCACAGACAGAAGAATTGTTCAAGGACAAAGAAGAGCACGTTCCCTTAATTCTGAACACTAAATTTCAAGGACTCAATGTAATTGAATTTGCCGGCGATTCATCAACAAAACAGCCAGAAGAAAATTCAAATCAATCAATGGCTGCTTTAAAGCAGTGTAGTGAAGATCAGGAAGACTCTGAAGAAATGGAACATCGCAGCTTCTTATCTACAAAGCCAATTGAACTTTTGTTGGTAAACTTCAACTCTGCATCTACAACTGTCGATGTTCAGGTACAAGCAATGCTACAATGGGCAACAGCCTCCCAGCTCAATGTCTCCAAGATTCATATAAAAAATTCAAGTGAGGACTTTGTACAG TTCCCCACTCTGTTGACATTAGCTGAAGAGGAAGAATGGACTGTGGGAGACCTCCTCTGTGCTGTGCTAGCCTTCTGTGAAAGTAACCAGAAAGCAGCCAATACAACACTCTTCGACTACCTCCTTGAACCATTGTATGGCATTGAGGCTTGCAGTAAACTGCACGGTGCCTCCAGCTAA